One genomic window of Augochlora pura isolate Apur16 chromosome 5, APUR_v2.2.1, whole genome shotgun sequence includes the following:
- the LOC144469800 gene encoding uncharacterized protein LOC144469800, with the protein MWSPRFSMGRKALQLATVAIIFQVLLLQVDCIRTKLRKQRSKPVQAQQPANGHYDYEYYDNYDDYGDTNDTAPISTSLPTTAFNPTNVGEEELPTLPTDPSLPTTTRYFHQGYPSEINATSDRDNPPPTEILPGESGLINSVAIPELRGERGRPGDAGRPGDAGYPGQPGTPGIPGPPGPPGSIPDVSMYYQQLALSQGNEDKGPTGLASPYIQTQMGPVGPRGPAGPPGLAGPQGFQGVRGEPGEPGATGPAGAPGPRGLPGLSGKDGNTGEDGEPGPPGSPGPVGPRGLPGLSGLPGIKGHRGFPGLDGAKGEQGVQGEKGSLGAPGPMGIMGPVGPAGPRGERGREGPPGPPGIRGVDGIPGPPGQPGAVGKSGPPGYPGSPGMKGDQGAQGPKGSQGLQGPRGETGRPGQPGESGPQGPQGKDGIPGEKGSTGSPGLVGTPGFPGARGQPGIPGNPGTPGMKGMPGLPGERGFRGDSGSKGDTGAQGPRGLPGAPGNEGKRGKRGMRGPSGSMGPSGERGNPGAPGPPGVDGPMGPKGQSGDRGLVGPPGLKGGIGDPGRPGPAGLQGARGSMGRPGAPGKPGNPGDRGIQGADGKPGEQGPPGIQGVPGLIGPTGEKGYPGEPGKAGEPGNPGPPGPRGDTGKEGATGSQGSPGPSGADGERGPPGAPGARGFQGFPGASGNPGTPGKDGEPGVQGPPGPAGASGNRGERGFPGERGQAGVPGLPGPKGERGTQGLDGPLGFPGEKGDRGNPGLPGLIGIPGLRGIPGESGPKGERGSTGSPGPEGPPGRIGERGPQGLVGPAGPPGEPAERGDPGSPGSPGEVGAPGAPGDRGPQGQQGSSGFPGPQGLIGLPGLKGDRGYPGSKGDQGNSGLPGIPGEAGPIGLTGLTGAKGVRGEPGLRGEPGPMGPPGIPGALGAAGPPGPSGSPGSPGLQGIKGATGETGRTGNTGPVGFPGLPGVDGTKGESGSEGPAGAPGPQGPQGTPGERGIPGFAGPPGPVGARGLRGPPGETGSPGKPGSEGPSGPPGLIGPIGPTGPTGEVGPEGPIGKPGIPGISGRPGDKGPPGISGPTGLPGPPGLQGPPGQAGPAGPAGERGPKGEAGPQGVEGQQGLRGKPGPIGLEGPKGDRGEEGQKGSKGHRGFTGLQGLPGSIGPAGEKGPPGPPGPSGKDGEPGIRGSPGRDGSPGLIGLTGNPGTKGPPGDEGRHGSPGVPGPPGPPGPPGEVGLGYDAASLAALLSQGQTKGPDPLLGDEPPRIFSKDMSEEERRQLILKAYKHLASSFKKFVKPDGEKNSPAKTCRDLYVAYPDKPSGEYWIDPNEGDARDAILVYCDAKRRATCLLPNPVRSPEITYITDQIETWLSEIENGIKITYKTDSNQVGFLQLLSKSASQNITYHCKNSVAYFDSERKTYRKGMKLLSWNDAELTPRGNQRLKYEMIMDDCKSRSEEWGKTIISYETDKPIRLPIIDIALRDIGKPEQSFYVEIGAACYE; encoded by the exons ATGTGGTCGCCACGGTTCTCCATGGGGCGGAAGGCCCTTCAGCTGGCTACTGTGGCCATCATCTTCCAAGTTCTTCTTCTCCAGGTCGATTGCATCAGGACTAAGCTCAGAAAACAGCGTTCGAAGCCGGTGCAAGCTCAACAACCTGCCAATGGACATTACGACTACGAGTACTATGATAACTATGACGACTACGGAGACACGAACG aCACTGCACCGATATCTACATCGTTACCTACCACTGCATTTAATCCTACCAACGTGGGTGA AGAGGAATTACCAACTTTACCTACAGATCCATCGCTTCCAACAACAACTCGTTATTTTCATCAAG GATATCCGAGTGAAATTAATGCGACTTCGGACAGGGATAATCCG CCGCCAACAGAAATCTTACCAGGCGAAAGTGGTCTGATCAATTCAGTTGCCATACCAGAACTCAGG GGTGAACGAGGCCGGCCAGGTGACGCCGGTCGTCCAGGTGACGCTGGATATCCTGGACAACCCGGAACACCAGGAATTCCAGGTCCTCCAGGACCGCCAGGGTCTATACCTGAT GTATCAATGTACTATCAACAACTGGCTTTATCCCAAGGAAATGAAGATAAAGGGCCTACAGGATTAGCATCACCTTATATACAAACTCAAATGGGCCCTGTTGGTCCACGTGGTCCAGCAG GTCCACCTGGATTAGCAGGTCCACAAGGTTTTCAAGGTGTACGAGGTGAGCCTGGAGAACCTGGTGCTACTGGTCCTGCAGGTGCACCAGGCCCTCGAGGATTGCCTGGTTTGTCTGGAAAAGAT GGAAACACCGGTGAAGATGGGGAACCCGGTCCTCCTGGATCACCTGGTCCAGTTGGTCCAAGAGGTCTTCCAGGATTGTCCGGGCTTCCAGGAATTAAAGGACATCGCGGTTTTCCCGGATTAGATGGAGCAAAAGGGGAGCAAGGTGTACAAGGAGAGAAAGGCTCTCTCGGAGCACCTGGACCAATGGGTATAATGGGCCCAGtg GGCCCTGCTGGTCCACGTGGCGAACGAGGCAGAGAAGGTCCACCAGGACCTCCAGGAATTAGAGGAGTAGATGGAATTCCAGGTCCTCCAGGACAGCCT GGTGCAGTAGGTAAATCTGGCCCACCTGGTTATCCTGGTAGTCCTGGTATGAAAGGTGATCAAGGAGCTCAAGGGCCAAAGGGAAGTCAAGGTTTACAAGGTCCACGAG GAGAAACGGGCCGTCCAGGACAACCTGGTGAATCAGGTCCTCAAGGGCCACAAGGGAAAGACGGAATTCCTGGAGAAAAGGGAAGCACAGGATCGCCAGGATTAGTAGGTACGCCTGGTTTTCCAGGAGCTCGTGGTCAACCTGGAATACCTGGAAATCCTGGCACCCCTGGAATGAAAGGAATGCCC GGACTTCCTGGTGAAAGAGGATTTAGAGGAGACAGTGGATCAAAAGGTGACACAGGAGCTCAAGGCCCGCGAGGCTTACCTGGTGCTCCTGGAAATGAAGGCAAAAGGGGAAAACGGGGAATGCGTGGGCCCAGCGGTTCTATGGGACCTTCTGGAGAACGTGGAAATCCTGGTGCACCAGGACCCCCTGGAGTTGATGGACCTATGGGACCGAAAG GTCAATCTGGAGACCGCGGATTAGTTGGTCCACCTGGACTGAAGGGTGGTATAGGAGATCCTGGACGTCCTGGACCAGCAGGATTGCAG gGTGCACGAGGATCAATGGGTCGCCCTGGTGCCCCTGGGAAACCAGGTAATCCAGGAGATAGAGGAATTCAAGGTGCCGATGGAAAACCCGGTGAACAAGGTCCACCTGGTATACAAGGCGTGCCTGGACTGATAGGTCCTACAGGTGAAAAAGGATACCCG GGTGAACCAGGTAAGGCTGGAGAACCAGGAAATCCTGGACCACCAGGTCCTAGAGGTGACACAGGTAAGGAAGGAGCTACAGGTTCGCAAGGATCACCTGGCCCATCAGGAGCAGATGGCGAACGAGGTCCTCCAGGTGCTCCTGGTGCTAGAGGATTCCAA gGTTTTCCAGGAGCAAGTGGTAACCCAGGTACACCGGGTAAAGATGGAGAACCAGGTGTACAAGGACCACCGGGTCCAGCTGGTGCATCTGGTAACAGAGGTGAACGTGGATTTCCTGGTGAGAGGGGACAAGCTGGTGTACCAGGACTTCCTGGTCCTAAAGGAGAACGGGGAACGCAAGGACTCGATGGACCTTTA GGATTTCCAGGAGAAAAAGGGGATAGAGGAAATCCTGGTCTTCCAGGATTGATAGGCATACCGGGATTGAGAGGTATTCCAGGAGAATCAGGTCcaaaaggagaaagaggatcCACTGGCTCACCTGGACCCGAAGGACCACCAG GGCGAATTGGAGAACGCGGACCACAAGGTTTAGTAGGTCCAGCAGGTCCACCAGGGGAACCAGCAGAACGAGGCGACCCTGGTTCACCTGGTTCACCAGGAGAAGTCGGAGCTCCTGGCGCTCCAGGAGATAGAGGACCACAAGGACAGCAAGGATCGTCAGGATTCCCAGGACCTCAAGGACTTATTGGTTTGCCAGGATTGAAAGGCGACCGGGGTTATCCGGGTTCAAAAGGAGATCAAGGAAATTCTGGCCTCCCTG GTATCCCTGGTGAAGCTGGACCAATAGGTTTGACTGGATTGACGGGAGCTAAAGGAGTGAGAGGCGAACCAGGTCTTAGAGGAGAACCTGGTCCTATGGGACCACCTGGAATACCGGGAGCACTTGGCGCGGCA GGTCCACCTGGCCCAAGTGGATCGCCAGGCTCTCCTGGATTGCAAGGTATCAAGGGTGCAACTGGAGAAACAGGACGAACTGGAAACACTGGCCCAGTTGGATTCCCAGGATTACCTGGAGTGGATGGAACCAAAGGCGAAAGTGGATCTGAAGGGCCTGCTGGCGCACCTGGCCCACAAGGCCCACAAGGTACTCCTGGCGAAAGAGGTATACCAGGGTTTGCAGGACCTCCAGGGCCAGTTGGTGCTCGTGGATTAAGAGGTCCACCT GGTGAGACTGGATCACCAGGAAAACCAGGATCAGAAGGTCCATCAGGACCACCTGGATTAATCGGACCAATAGGTCCAACTGGACCTACTGGAGAAGTAGGACCAGAAGGGCCTATTGGTAAACCGGGAATTCCTGGAATATCCGGCCGTCCTGGAGACAAAGGGCCACCTGGCATTTCTGGACCAACAGGATTACCAGGTCCACCAGGTTTACAG GGACCACCTGGTCAAGCAGGACCTGCAGGACCAGCTGGAGAAAGAGGCCCTAAGGGGGAAGCTGGGCCGCAGGGTGTAGAAGGACAACAA ggACTCAGAGGAAAACCTGGACCCATAGGATTAGAAGGACCAAAGGGTGATCGCGGAGAAGAGGGTCAGAAAGGTTCCAAAGGACACAGAGGATTTACTGGTTTGCAAGGTTTACCTGGATCCATTGGTCCAGCAGGAGAAAAAGGACCTCCTGGTCCTCCAGGTCCATCTGGCAAAGATGGAGAACCTGGCATTAGAGGTAGTCCAGGAAGAGACGGTAGTCCTGGACTGATTGGATTAACTGGTAATCCTGGTACGAAAGGACCTCCCGGTGACGAGGGTCGCCACGGATCACCCGGTGTACCTGGTCCCCCAGGACCTCCAGGTCCACCAGGTGAAGTTGGATTAGGATATGATGCTGCTTCCTTAGCTGCTCTTTTATCACAAGGTCAAACTAAAGGACCAGATCCACTACTAGGTGATGAACCACCTAGAATATTTAGTAAAGATATGTCAGAAGAAGAAAGGCGTCAACTCATATTGAAAGCATACAAACATTTAGCTTCATCTTtcaagaaatttgtaaaaccAGATGGTGAAAAGAATTCCCCAGCCAAGACGTGCAGAGATCTTTATGTTGCCTATCCAGATAAACCATCAG gAGAGTATTGGATAGATCCAAATGAAGGTGATGCTAGAGATGCAATTTTAGTGTATTGCGATGCTAAAAGACGTGCAACATGTTTACTGCCAAACCCAGTACGTTCCCCAGAAATTACGTACATCACTGATCAAATTGAAACTTGGTtaagtgaaattgaaaatggaataaag ATTACTTATAAAACAGACAGTAATCAAGTTGgatttctacaattattatcaaaaagtGCATCTCAAAATATAACGTACCACTGTAAAAATAGCGTGGCGTACTTTGATTCTGAACGAAAAACATACAGAAAGGGTATGAAACTGTTATCATGGAATGATGCTGAATTAACACCACGTGGAAATCAACGCCTCAAATATGAAATGATAATGGATGATTGTAAG tcaCGTAGCGAAGAATGGGGCAAAACTATAATCTCATATGAAACTGATAAACCTATAAGGTTGCCAATAATAGATATTGCTCTAAGGGACATTGGGAAACCTGAGCAAAGTTTCTACGTTGAAATTGGTGCTGCTTGTTATgagtaa
- the LOC144470177 gene encoding sialin, giving the protein MALFRKVNEKIPKRAILGSMMFLACMFSYMIRTNLSITIVAMVNTTRKDGGVGPACSSHSLVNATHNASELKDYGERYDWNQHIQGLLLSGYFYGVLPASVPAGLLAEKYGGSKVVAFATLIPAVLNLLMPWASGLHYGFVFVLRFMMGFFGGAVYPALHAMIARWVPPSEKGMFVWTMQGGPFGTVVTFALCGQIISAFGWKAAYYFTSGLILIFYALWMFLIYDTPDIHPGITEKEKSYIREQIGTTVSKQKSQLPMKSALTSGPFLVLLWAHFANMWGIYFIATNGPKYTLEVLGFDMKSGGTLTGLPYIARLGAGVLFAAAGDYVRRKKILSLGWIRKIFMIFSHMGPAIALIVMTYAGCDAVTAIVMLIVALSFNGAACQTSLQNHQDLAPNYAGSLYGIMNTFGSFPGFIIPPIIGALTNERNGIEEWRVMFWISAAVFTSATILFWLFGSAEIQPWNDVNEQKVVTPSDEEKQMTEIPIKEVATEDESENERL; this is encoded by the exons ATGGCTCTCTTCCGGAAGGTCAATG aaaagATACCCAAAAGAGCAATACTAGGGTCAATGATGTTCCTAGCATGTATGTTCTCGTACATGATACGCACAAATTTATCAATTACTATAGTTGCTATGGTAAATACAACTCGTAAGGATGGAGGAGTTGGTCCAGCCTGTAGCTCTCATTCGTTAGTTAATGCTACTCACAACGCTTCAGAACTCAAAGAT tacgGTGAAAGATACGATTGGAACCAACATATACAAGGTCTATTGCTGTCTGGATATTTTTATGGAGTACTCCCAGCGAGTGTTCCTGCTGGTCTTCTAGCTGAAAAATACGGCGGTTCCAAAGTAGTTGC ATTTGCGACACTAATACCTGCCGTATTAAACCTATTGATGCCTTGGGCTTCTGGTCTTCATTATGGTTTTGTGTTTGTACTCCGTTTTATGATGGGCTTCTTTGGA GGAGCTGTCTATCCTGCCCTTCACGCGATGATCGCAAGATGGGTTCCTCCAAGTGAAAAGGGCATGTTTGTGTGGACAATGCAAG gTGGTCCATTTGGAACTGTAGTTACGTTTGCTTTATGCGGACAAATAATCAGTGCTTTTGGTTGGAAAGCAGCTTATTACTTCACAAGCGGTCTTATACTTATTTTCTATGCTTTATGGATGTTCCTAATATACGACACACCGGATATTCATCCAGGAAtcacagaaaaagagaaaagttaTATTAGAGAGCAGATAGGAACAACAGTCTCTAAACAGAAA TCACAATTGCCAATGAAATCAGCTCTAACTTCCGGACCTTTCTTGGTTTTGTTGTGGGCCCACTTTGCTAACATGTGGGGAATCTATTTCATAGCCACTAATGGACCTAAATACACGTTAGAAGTTCTCGGATTCGACATGAAATCG GGAGGAACACTTACAGGACTACCATACATAGCTAGACTCGGTGCTGGAGTATTGTTTGCTGCAGCCGGAGATTATGTACGAAGAAAGAAGATTTTATCTTTAGGATggattcgaaaaatatttatgattttct CGCATATGGGCCCAGCGATTGCTTTAATTGTAATGACGTATGCTGGCTGCGACGCAGTAACCGCAATTGTAATGCTGATTGTGGCATTATCGTTCAATGGGGCTGCGTGTCAGACTAGTTTGCAGAATCATCAAGATTTGGCGCCGAATTACGCTGGTTCTTTGTACGGAATTATGAACACTTTTGGCAGCTTCCCTGGATTTATTATTCCGCCAATTATTGGAGCGCTGACAAATGAAAGG AACGGAATAGAAGAATGGCGCGTGATGTTCTGGATCTCGGCTGCAGTATTTACATCTGCGACAATATTGTTCTGGTTATTTGGTTCAGCTGAAATACAACCATGGAATGATGTGAATGAGCAGAAAGTGGTCACACCCTCTGACGAAGAGAAACAGATGACTGAGATACCTATAAAGGAGGTAGCAACGGAAGACGAAAGCGAGAATGAACGATTAtaa